In the genome of Methanopyrus kandleri AV19, one region contains:
- the dapB gene encoding 4-hydroxy-tetrahydrodipicolinate reductase, with the protein MIGVVVLGATGRMGRRICRMVIEDEELELVGAIASPTSKHLGRDVGLVIGVGETGVEIAPPTALPNIAKDADVAIDFTVREATLENAPKAARAGLDLVIGTTGFSDEDLRVLEHEIEEAGVSAVISPNMSLGVNLLFELTRQLARVLGDNGFDFEIVEIHHRHKVDAPSGTALELAAIIEEELGKGEKVFGREGNVGPRDDDEIGVLAVRGGEVVGDHTVMALGEYERIELTHRALSRDAFAKGALVAAKFVVEAPPGIYSMRDVLFGGKRGEGL; encoded by the coding sequence GTGATCGGGGTCGTCGTCCTCGGAGCCACGGGTAGGATGGGTCGCCGGATATGCCGGATGGTGATAGAAGATGAAGAGCTCGAGCTGGTAGGAGCTATCGCCTCACCCACCTCCAAGCACCTAGGGAGGGACGTGGGGCTAGTCATAGGAGTGGGCGAGACGGGTGTAGAAATCGCCCCTCCGACCGCTTTACCTAACATCGCTAAGGACGCGGACGTCGCGATCGATTTCACCGTCCGTGAGGCGACATTGGAGAACGCGCCCAAAGCCGCCCGTGCGGGATTGGATCTCGTAATCGGTACCACCGGGTTCAGCGATGAAGACCTCAGGGTGCTCGAACACGAGATCGAGGAAGCTGGAGTTTCGGCCGTGATCTCCCCGAACATGTCCCTGGGAGTCAACTTGCTCTTCGAGCTTACGAGGCAGCTCGCTAGAGTGCTCGGAGACAACGGGTTCGATTTCGAGATCGTGGAGATCCATCATCGGCACAAGGTGGACGCACCGAGCGGGACGGCCCTCGAGTTGGCGGCCATCATAGAGGAGGAGCTGGGTAAGGGGGAGAAGGTGTTCGGTCGTGAGGGGAACGTGGGACCGCGTGACGATGACGAGATCGGTGTGTTGGCCGTTCGGGGAGGTGAGGTCGTAGGTGATCATACCGTCATGGCGTTAGGCGAGTACGAGAGGATCGAACTCACGCATAGGGCCCTCTCGCGTGACGCCTTCGCCAAGGGAGCCTTGGTGGCCGCAAAGTTCGTCGTAGAGGCACCTCCGGGGATCTACTCAATGAGGGACGTGCTGTTCGGCGGGAAGCGGGGGGAAGGATTATAA
- a CDS encoding methyltransferase domain-containing protein, with protein sequence MDLDRLKVSSFERVTRPIEPKDSGLITERLGLLPGHRVFESGVGSGFLTASMARIVYPEGEVVGIEIDTRKLEKARENLEQLGKVYEKSVTLKHGDAREYLEGLEDEFDAMVLDLPEPDRVLEVGLDALKSNGKVAVFCPFFEQVRAVWQVLEDRCTWLEAVELIERKLQVEKRGIRPGRTLGHTGFIVFGRV encoded by the coding sequence GTGGATCTCGATCGGTTGAAGGTAAGTTCCTTCGAGCGCGTAACCCGACCTATCGAGCCGAAGGATTCGGGTCTGATCACGGAACGACTGGGGTTACTCCCGGGCCATCGCGTGTTCGAATCGGGCGTCGGATCCGGGTTCCTCACGGCCTCCATGGCCCGGATAGTCTACCCCGAGGGTGAGGTAGTCGGGATCGAGATCGATACCAGGAAGCTCGAGAAGGCCCGGGAGAACCTCGAGCAGCTGGGGAAAGTCTACGAAAAGAGCGTGACGTTGAAGCACGGTGACGCTCGGGAGTACCTCGAAGGACTGGAAGACGAGTTCGATGCGATGGTGTTGGACCTACCCGAGCCCGACCGCGTACTGGAAGTGGGATTGGACGCCCTTAAATCGAACGGGAAGGTCGCGGTGTTCTGCCCGTTTTTCGAGCAGGTGAGGGCCGTCTGGCAGGTTTTGGAGGATCGATGCACCTGGCTGGAAGCCGTCGAACTGATCGAGCGAAAACTCCAGGTGGAAAAGCGTGGGATTCGACCCGGTCGTACCCTGGGTCACACGGGGTTCATAGTCTTCGGTAGGGTCTGA
- a CDS encoding AAA family ATPase produces MKRIAVYGKGGIGKSTIAANVAAALAEEGYRVMLVGCDPKADSTLTLAGRRIPTVMHEYRRKGEGLKLEDIIVEGDFGVLCVESGGPKPGVGCAGRGVLKALEMLTRMGAFEDVDVVIFDVLGDVVCGGFALPIRRGYADTVFVVTSSEPMSLYAANNICRGIAEYADRGGAKLGGVIHNRRSRDSDSRVVTEFCRRIRAELIYDLFYMEEVRKAESRYRTVIREFPDSDAAEAFRELAHRMLETEGVVPQPLEEEEVLRLAGVRF; encoded by the coding sequence TTGAAAAGGATCGCCGTCTACGGGAAGGGCGGGATAGGGAAATCCACGATCGCGGCGAACGTGGCCGCAGCCCTGGCCGAGGAAGGTTATCGGGTCATGCTGGTAGGATGTGATCCAAAGGCGGACTCGACCCTGACGCTCGCTGGACGTAGGATTCCCACGGTGATGCACGAGTATCGGAGGAAAGGGGAAGGCCTGAAGCTCGAGGACATCATCGTCGAAGGTGATTTCGGGGTCTTGTGCGTCGAGTCCGGTGGGCCGAAGCCCGGGGTCGGATGCGCGGGGCGCGGTGTGCTGAAGGCCCTCGAGATGTTGACTAGAATGGGGGCGTTCGAGGACGTCGACGTGGTGATCTTCGACGTGCTCGGTGACGTGGTGTGCGGTGGATTCGCCCTACCGATCCGCCGAGGCTACGCGGATACCGTTTTCGTGGTTACATCCAGTGAACCGATGTCCCTATACGCCGCCAACAACATCTGCCGCGGGATCGCCGAGTACGCCGATCGAGGGGGCGCGAAACTCGGTGGGGTTATCCATAACCGGCGCTCCCGAGACTCGGATTCTAGAGTGGTGACCGAGTTCTGCCGGCGAATCCGAGCCGAGCTGATTTACGATCTGTTTTACATGGAAGAGGTGCGGAAGGCTGAGTCGCGGTACCGTACCGTGATCAGGGAGTTTCCGGATTCGGACGCGGCAGAGGCGTTCCGCGAGCTTGCGCACAGGATGCTCGAGACGGAAGGTGTCGTACCTCAACCGCTCGAAGAAGAGGAGGTGCTGAGACTCGCGGGCGTGCGGTTCTGA
- a CDS encoding DUF1002 domain-containing protein, with the protein MRKEITVVVVIAVIVLPAAGYYEVNYGRGSVERPVVTYGETTWRTELPTAVELFKEVGVDPTRFHRTIVTAEETNRVAAEVTGRRYTPSQIYSCATVTPYDEPPRRYQEVEGYRIYVGPEITVCKPETYAEALASIGAPPCCVTIRSPVRATGEAALAGVYKAMREAGVEITDRDARFSQAVLEAVKGAGDDPRRRAAAVTVVVVCVFRGADDPQKARDVQDEVENVYGVNLPPETAVHAAQAAKLAEEGAEYSWWWLFKRLLAYWI; encoded by the coding sequence GTGAGGAAGGAAATCACCGTGGTCGTAGTGATCGCCGTTATAGTCCTCCCGGCGGCCGGGTACTACGAGGTCAACTACGGACGGGGCTCGGTCGAACGGCCCGTGGTGACTTACGGGGAAACTACGTGGAGGACTGAGCTTCCCACCGCGGTGGAACTGTTTAAGGAGGTCGGGGTTGATCCGACGAGGTTCCACAGGACGATCGTGACGGCCGAAGAAACCAACCGAGTGGCGGCGGAGGTCACCGGACGTAGGTACACTCCCTCCCAGATATACAGCTGTGCCACTGTCACACCGTACGACGAGCCACCGCGGCGCTATCAGGAGGTCGAGGGGTACCGCATCTACGTGGGCCCCGAGATCACGGTGTGTAAACCGGAGACCTACGCCGAAGCCCTGGCGTCGATAGGCGCACCTCCCTGCTGCGTGACCATCCGTAGCCCCGTTCGGGCCACGGGCGAGGCGGCCCTCGCCGGAGTGTACAAGGCTATGAGGGAGGCTGGTGTGGAGATCACCGACCGCGACGCCAGGTTCTCCCAGGCGGTGCTCGAAGCCGTGAAGGGGGCCGGGGACGATCCTCGAAGGCGGGCGGCGGCCGTGACTGTGGTCGTAGTGTGCGTGTTCCGAGGTGCCGACGATCCGCAGAAGGCGAGAGACGTTCAGGACGAGGTCGAGAACGTCTACGGGGTGAACCTACCGCCCGAGACCGCGGTTCACGCCGCACAGGCGGCGAAGTTGGCCGAGGAAGGGGCGGAGTACTCCTGGTGGTGGCTCTTCAAGAGACTCCTGGCGTACTGGATCTGA
- a CDS encoding NAD+ synthase: MAKYEPVIPELEVNPEGEVSKIAEFLRGKFEEAGREIAVVGLSGGVDSSTTLGLAVEALGRENVVALILPERDTPEEDVEDAVEAAERFGVEYHVHDITEVLRAFGTGSYVPCHPFSRKSDANLKPRVRMCVLYYFANELDGLVLGTGNRTEWLTGYFTLHGDGACDVAPIRHLYKTQVYVIAEHLGVPERIVEEKEPSARLWPGQTDEGELGIDYPTLDALLYALVDEGLGPRKAVDWLGERGVEATEEDAEKVLDLVRSSSFKRRPAPGLDLPEPEDPAMSG; this comes from the coding sequence ATGGCAAAGTACGAACCGGTCATACCGGAGCTCGAGGTGAATCCTGAGGGGGAAGTGAGCAAGATAGCGGAGTTCCTCCGGGGGAAGTTCGAGGAGGCCGGTCGGGAGATCGCGGTAGTGGGTTTGAGCGGCGGAGTCGACTCATCTACGACCCTCGGACTCGCGGTCGAGGCGCTAGGCCGGGAGAACGTGGTAGCGCTGATACTACCGGAGCGTGACACCCCAGAGGAGGACGTTGAAGACGCCGTGGAAGCCGCGGAACGGTTCGGTGTCGAGTACCACGTCCACGACATCACCGAGGTCCTGCGAGCCTTCGGCACCGGTTCATATGTCCCCTGTCACCCGTTCAGCCGCAAGAGCGACGCTAACCTCAAACCGCGGGTCCGTATGTGCGTACTGTATTATTTCGCGAACGAGCTCGACGGTCTCGTCCTGGGTACCGGCAACCGTACGGAGTGGCTCACGGGGTACTTCACCCTGCACGGAGACGGCGCCTGCGACGTGGCCCCGATCAGGCACCTTTACAAGACGCAGGTTTACGTGATAGCCGAGCATCTCGGCGTGCCGGAGCGCATCGTGGAGGAGAAGGAACCCTCGGCGCGGCTCTGGCCCGGCCAGACCGATGAGGGTGAACTCGGGATCGATTACCCCACGCTCGATGCCCTCCTGTACGCGCTCGTCGACGAGGGTCTAGGGCCTCGGAAGGCCGTCGATTGGCTCGGGGAGCGGGGCGTAGAGGCGACGGAGGAGGACGCCGAAAAGGTCCTGGACCTTGTGCGAAGTTCCTCGTTCAAGCGACGGCCGGCTCCTGGTCTGGACTTGCCCGAGCCCGAGGATCCTGCGATGTCGGGGTGA